The stretch of DNA ATTTAGGGTAAAAAACTACAAATTTCGTTTCCAGCTGTTTTCTCCGCTCCACCACATGGTTTTCGGGGACGGGAAGAATGAGCCAAGACCTCATGAGCAGACCCGGGCCGCCTCGGAGAGCCCGTCAAAAACAAAGTACATGTACACGTTTTTACGAAGCAATTCAGACCGCCTCCGAGGCCGGCAAGAGGATGATTCCATGCCCGCAAAAACCGATTGGCCGGCAACACGGATGCCGGCCTGTTGATTAAAGTGGGCACAATGACCCGGTTTGAATTTTTTTTGCAGTAAAATGCCATTTGTCGGAACGGTTGGGACAGAAGCTTTCCGGAACAGGCGGACAGGCGGGATTTTGTCGACCGCCGGGAAGTGGAAAGACCCGCACCCTGTGCGGCCATTCGCCCATCGGACCTTGCAGGAGGGGTTGCGCTGCCTACCTCATTCCCTCCCGATTCTGCCAGTAGGCGTACTCGTAAGGCCATTCCTCCCGACGCCAGGCCACCAGTTCCCGCATCCTCGCCCGAAAGTCGCGCATCTGCCGTTCCACGTCCGGATCGATCCGCCGCTCCCGACAGGCGCGCACCAGCTCCGCTCCCAGCTGCTGCGCCTGCTGCACGAGCCCTTCGGTGAACACCCCGTCCGGCAGCGCCGCCATGGTGGCATGCACGCCGCCGATCGGCCGGATTCCCGTGGCGAGCTGGAACCGCCCGATATAGTCGACAACCGGATCGTCGCCGCCCCCTCCCGAGGTGACGACCGCGGCCCCGTACTTCCCTTCGAAGCCGAGACAGTGGATCGTCCCGCAACAGCGGTCCATGAAGGCCTTGAGCTGGGCGCTGACACTGAAAATGTAGTTGGGGCTCGCCAGAACCACCCCGTCGGCGGCGGCAATTTTGGCCCGGATCGCTTCGAAGATGTCGGGGTGCGGACAGCGTCCGGTCTTGTGGCAGGCGTCGCAGGCGACGCAGGGGCGGACCTCGCCGGCACCGAGGCAGACGGTTTCTGCCTGCGCACCTTCGCCGCGGGCCCCTTCGAGCACCAGCTCCAGCAGCCGGCCGGTGTTCCCCCGCATACCGTGAGGACTGCCGAGAATAGCGACAATGTTCATCTCTTCCTTCTCCTTGTCCTGGCGCCGGGACTATTCGATCGGCAGCGCCGGCACCGGGGTCAGGCCCCAGATATCCTCGCTGTATTGGCGAATGGTGCGGTCGGTGGAAAACCGGCCGCTGGCAGCGGTGTTGCGGATACTCATGCGCAGCCACCTCTCCCGGTCGCGATAGGCGTCAGCGGCGCGCCGCTGGGCCTCGACGTAGGTGCGGAAATCGGCAGCCGTCAGCCACGGGTCGTGCGGACTGGTGATGGTGGCAATGAGCGGGTCGAAGATGCACGGCTCGAACTGGTTGAAATGGCCGCTGGTCAGCAGTTGCAGCACCCGCCGGAGATCCTCGTCGGCGGCGATGATGGCGGCCGGGTCGTACTGCTGGCGCCGCTCCGCCACCTCTTCGGCGGTGAGGCCGAAGAGGAAGAAGTTCTCTTCCCCCACCTCCTCGCGGATTTCGATGTTCGCCCCGTCCAGGGTGCCGATGGTGACTGCCCCGTTCATCATGAACTTCATGTTGCCGGTTCCCGAGGCTTCCTTGCCGGCGGTGGAGATCTGCTCCGAAAGGTCGCTGCCGGGGGCGATCACCTCCATCGCCGTGACCCGGTAGTTGGGGAGAAAGGCCACCTTCAGCCGGCCGTTGACGTCCGGATCGTCGTTGACCACGCCGGCCACGTTGTTGATCAGCTTGATGATGCTTTTCGCCATGGCATAACCGGGAGCTGCCTTGCCGCCGACCAGAACGCAGCGGTCGGTCCAGTCGGCCGTATCACCCCGCTTGAGGCGGTCGTAGAGGTGGATGACGTGCAGGACGTTGAGCAACTGCCGCTTGTATTCGTGGATGCGTTTGACCTGCACGTCGAAGAGCGCCTCGGGATCGAAAACGACGCCGCAGTCGGCCTCGACCATGGCGGCCAGCCGCCGCTTGTTCGTCAGCTTCACCTCATGCCAGCGGGTGCGGAACTCCGGATCCTCGGCCAGCGGCTCGAGACGGCGCAGTTGCTCGAGATCGGCCACCCAACCGTCGCCGAGTTTTTCGCTGATCAGTTCGCGCAACCCCGGGTTGCACCAGGCGAGCCAGCGGCGTGGCGTGACGCCGTTGGTCTTGTTGTTGAACTTTTCCGGCCAAAGTTCGAAAAAATCGTGAAACAGTCCCTCGGTCAGCAAACGCGAATGGATGGCAGCGACGCCGTTGACCGAGAAACTGCCGACAATGGCCAGGTAGGCCATGCGCACCATCGGCTCGGTGCCTTCCTCGATCAGCGACAGCCGCTGCTGCCGCTGGCTGTCGCCGGGCCAGCGGCGGGCGACCTCGGCCAGGAAACGGGCGTTGATTTCGCAGATGATCTCCAGCAGGCGCGGCAGCAGCTGGCGGAAGAGCCGCACCGGCCACTTTTCCAGGGCTTCCGGAAGCAGGGTGTGGTTGGTGTAGGCCATGGTCCGCGAGGTGATCGCCCAGGCCTCGTCCCAGCCCAGACCGTGCTCGTCCATCAGCAGCCGCATCAGCTCCGGGACGGCGCAGCTCGGATGGGTATCGTTGAGCTGGAAGCAGTTCTTTTCCGCAAAGGCGGTAAAATCGCGGCCCTGCATGCCGACCCAGCGGGCCAGCACGTCCTGCAGGCTGGCCGAAGCAAGAAAGTACTGCTGGCGCAGCCGCAACTCCTTGCCGCTCTCGCTGGCATCGTTGGGATAGAGGACCATGGTGATGTTTTCGGCGGCGTTCTTGGCGGCGACCGATTCGGGGTACATGCCGGCGTTGAATTCGCCGAGGTCGAACTCGTCGGTGGCGGCCGCCTTCCAGAGGCGCAGGGTGTTGACGGTGCCGTTGCGGTAGCCGGGGATGGGGATATCGTAGGGGATGGCAAGGACGTCGTGGGTATCGACCCAGCGCGCCCGCAGCTCGCCGCCGGCGTCCCGGATGAACTCGCTGCGCCCGCCGAACCGGATCCGCTGGGTGTACTCGGGACGCTCGATCTCCCAGGGATTTCCCGCCCGCAGCCAGTGGTCGGGTTCCTCGACCTGGCGGCCGTCGACGATCAACTGGCGGAACATGCCGTACTCGTAGCGGATGCCGTAGCCGGTGACCGGCAGCTGCAGCGTCGCGCAGCTGTCGAGGAAGCAGGCGGCCAGCCGCCCCAGGCCGCCGTTGCCCAGTCCCGCATCGTGCTCCGCTTCTGCCAACTCTTCCAGCTCCAGGCCGAGGCACTGCAGGGCCAGCACCGAGGTCTCGTCCAGACCGAGGTTGAGCGTGGCGTTGCCCAGGGTGCGCCCGATGAGGAACTCGAGGGAGAGGTAGTAGGCGTGCTTGCAGTCGTTCCCCTCGTAAGCGTAGCGGGTGCTCTTCCAGCGCTCCATCAGGCGGTCGCGCAGGATCAGGACCAGGGCCTGGTAGGCGTAATGGGCCGAGCGGCTGTGCCGGTCGCGGCCGAGAGTGTAGGTATAGTAGCGGCGGAAATCCTCGACCAGGTCGAAGACGTCCATGCCGAGGGGGGGGAGATCGGTGAGACTGGCGTTGAGCTGGCTCTCCTGCAACTTCTTGGTAATCATCGCATCCACCTCTTCTTGGCGATTCAGAGTATCCCCCCGCGAACTCCGGGGAGGCGCAGACGGCAAGTGTTATTATAGCAGAGGCGGAGAAATGGCAAGCCGGGGCACGACGTCAGCCCAGCCGAGGAATCAGCAGATTGGCAAGTCCGATGAGGAAGCCGAGCAGGCCGCCGAAAAGGTTGATGTACTTGAACTGCTCCTGCATGATGCCGAGCAGCAACCCCTCCACCTTGAGGATATCGAGGGAATTGACCTTCTCCTCAACCATGCGCCGCACGTTGAGGGTTTCCACCAGGGGCGGGACCTCTCTCTTGAGAAGCTCGCCCAGCTGCCGGCAGAGCCCCTCTTCCAGCTCCTCGCGGACATCGACTGGCAGGCGGGCGGAGAGCTTGCCCAGCGGCCGGCTGAACAGCCACTCCTCGGCCTTGGCCGCCAGCACCTTTTCCAGGGCTTCGCGGGCACCGGGGGAACGCAGGACCTCTAGCAGGCGGTCGGCCAGCAGCTCCCGCCCCCGCGCCACCCCTCCCTCGGGGAGCGCTTTTTCGAGCAGCGCGCCAAAGGAGCGGTCCTTGAGCCGGTCGAGGCCGCGTTCGGCAAGGGTGAGCGTGGCCTCGGCGGCCCGCCGGGACTGC from Desulfuromonadales bacterium encodes:
- a CDS encoding flavodoxin family protein produces the protein MNIVAILGSPHGMRGNTGRLLELVLEGARGEGAQAETVCLGAGEVRPCVACDACHKTGRCPHPDIFEAIRAKIAAADGVVLASPNYIFSVSAQLKAFMDRCCGTIHCLGFEGKYGAAVVTSGGGGDDPVVDYIGRFQLATGIRPIGGVHATMAALPDGVFTEGLVQQAQQLGAELVRACRERRIDPDVERQMRDFRARMRELVAWRREEWPYEYAYWQNREGMR
- a CDS encoding glycogen/starch/alpha-glucan phosphorylase codes for the protein MITKKLQESQLNASLTDLPPLGMDVFDLVEDFRRYYTYTLGRDRHSRSAHYAYQALVLILRDRLMERWKSTRYAYEGNDCKHAYYLSLEFLIGRTLGNATLNLGLDETSVLALQCLGLELEELAEAEHDAGLGNGGLGRLAACFLDSCATLQLPVTGYGIRYEYGMFRQLIVDGRQVEEPDHWLRAGNPWEIERPEYTQRIRFGGRSEFIRDAGGELRARWVDTHDVLAIPYDIPIPGYRNGTVNTLRLWKAAATDEFDLGEFNAGMYPESVAAKNAAENITMVLYPNDASESGKELRLRQQYFLASASLQDVLARWVGMQGRDFTAFAEKNCFQLNDTHPSCAVPELMRLLMDEHGLGWDEAWAITSRTMAYTNHTLLPEALEKWPVRLFRQLLPRLLEIICEINARFLAEVARRWPGDSQRQQRLSLIEEGTEPMVRMAYLAIVGSFSVNGVAAIHSRLLTEGLFHDFFELWPEKFNNKTNGVTPRRWLAWCNPGLRELISEKLGDGWVADLEQLRRLEPLAEDPEFRTRWHEVKLTNKRRLAAMVEADCGVVFDPEALFDVQVKRIHEYKRQLLNVLHVIHLYDRLKRGDTADWTDRCVLVGGKAAPGYAMAKSIIKLINNVAGVVNDDPDVNGRLKVAFLPNYRVTAMEVIAPGSDLSEQISTAGKEASGTGNMKFMMNGAVTIGTLDGANIEIREEVGEENFFLFGLTAEEVAERRQQYDPAAIIAADEDLRRVLQLLTSGHFNQFEPCIFDPLIATITSPHDPWLTAADFRTYVEAQRRAADAYRDRERWLRMSIRNTAASGRFSTDRTIRQYSEDIWGLTPVPALPIE